Within Vicia villosa cultivar HV-30 ecotype Madison, WI linkage group LG1, Vvil1.0, whole genome shotgun sequence, the genomic segment ttgagcttatagcttataagttcATATGACAATTTAGACTTGTTTGGTAAcaatcttttcatcacgagcttatatcTCATTTTACTAGCTTATATCTTATTTTctagacgctattttaaataacattttagcttatagcttatcattttctctctccattttttccttattattttaacaaaaattcacttttatcttttataatttattttaatttaaaatgaacACTGCTAGTAGGATTGTTGATAGTATTATCTATAGAGGGTGGAAAAATAAATACCTTAGAGATCATATTGCTAGGCTAATGGGTAATGGCTTATATAGTTTCTGGGTATATTTCTTAATCTGTTTGTTTTGCTAGATCCTTTAGGATCGCTTGTGCTCATCGTTTTTGTATTAATAAATATTCATTTTTagttcaaaaaaaagaaataattatgtattaaatatcattttatatttataagttagtttaaccattaattttaccaaacactataattagcttatcagctattaGTCTCAACCAATagctataaactataagctattaGTCAtcagttataagctataagctatcggCTAACTTATCAATCAACTACTacttttaccaaacagacccaaaATTTAATCTATAATCTTTCACATGACTCAACTTCTTACTGGAATTaactttaattagtttattttattttattaactctTCATTAGTGGTGTTCAAATAAAAGCCAATCAAAATGAAAACTACAAATAGATCTAAAAACTCGAAAGttctaaaaaaaactaaatattatTGAATGTGTTTGTCATTTTGTGAAAATAACTCAAGTCGGATgagatttttaattgattttttaaaaatgaattacatgtgtatattttaatatttatttattattaggatgatatatatatatatatatatatatatatatatatatatatatatatatatatatatatatatatatatatatatatatatatatatatatatatatatatatatatatatatatattctgttaATTTATTGTACATTGTTCATTGAtacttattttttaatatattatatgttatatattatgtcaaacacattattttataatttactataatattaataaaaaatataatttgtaaattggttataaaattatttatataaattaaattgcatTAAATTGAATTTGATCGGGTTGAGTTTTTCTAATCAGTCATCCAAAACCtaacctaaaattaaataaatttatatttatatttatatttaaatcgaATGAGTTTTTGCCTTACAACCGATTAAACGGCACCGCGAACACctctattatttaaaaattatgattTCTATTAACTCTTGATATGCTTTTAACCTAGGTGCTGCAAGATTGTTTGCTGATTCACTTTTTTCCGTTTTTAgcgattttgaatttgtaataatcgatgtatttttcaatttgagtgaatgaatatctttttagtaaaaaaaaatcagtattaaaaatttctttttaactATTTCCTTGATCAGGTATTTATCCAAATTCATTCAATTCAACAGCCAATTTTATTTGTTGTATTTCCTTTAAAGgtcattaattaaaattaatgttttaaaCATAAAATTTTGAATTGCTATAATATTACCTAAAAAAATTACCATAAAAGTATTTCATTGATGTTTGCCAGGCAACTTtccaaatatataaaaatatacataATTTGTGGATTATATTTTCTCAATTAATACGATTTCATATTATTTTTGAGAATGAAAACAACTCATTATGCATGTTTCCTTGATATGTTACCTTCTTTTTCTCGTTTTTAAATTAATGCACCTGATTTCATACCAAAAAAAaagtccaaattaattaaattaaattaattaatttaacataaATGTGCATCGAAAAATGCCTAAAGAATTTAACCACAATAGTGGACTCAATTGCAAACTCAAAATGAATGAGAAAAATCACTAAACCTGGTTATAAATAAAACCTAGTGAAACCAGACATTGGAATATCGCTGAGAGAAAAAATGGCATCGTCCATTTGTCACATGTTAATatcactttttctttttgtttttctgcaACATACCCTTGCAATTAAACAGGCATGATTTTCTCATTTTTTCATTATCAAATCTCTTTCTCGATATAATCTTATTTTCATAGTATGGTCTAATAATATTCATAAttcatgttttttttgttgttgtcacAGTCCTATGTTGTATATTTAGGATCACATTCTTTTGGTCCAAATCCTTCATTATTGGATTCTGAAATTGTCACAAACTCTCACTATGATTTACTTGGATCTTTTCTTGGAAGGTATGAAACTACACAACCCTAAAATTAATTAGTTGGTGATGTTAATTATTATGAAATGATGAtagctaatttatttttttcatacacAGTACTGAGAAGGCCAAAGAAGCAATATTTTACTcttacaataaaaatattaatggcTTTGCTGCAatgcttgatgaagatgaagcagCTGAAATTGCTAGTAAGTAGTTATATTAATTCGTGAATTTCTCTTCCATATTGCAaaatgttattatattttaatcttttaatctatgctatattttaattttttttgtgaatACAGAACATCCGGATGTTTTATCAGTCTTTTTGAATAAAAGATATGAACTACACACAACCCGTTCATGGGATTTTCTTGGGTTAGAGAGGGAAGGTCAATATCCTAATGATTCACTTTGGAAAAGAACATTGGGTGAAGACATTATTATCGGAAATTTGGACACAGGTaatgaaatataatttaatatttttttaatgatattactagtttattgattattttgattTAACTTTCTTTATGTATTTCTCGTTGATAGGTGTTTGGCCAGAATCCAAGAGTTTTAGTGATGAAGGGTATGGGCCAATTCCGAAAAAATGGAAAGGAATTTGTCAAGTTGCCAAAGGAAATCCAGATAAATTTTACTGCAACAGGTCTTATTTTTTTTCGATAATTCATCTACTTCCGTTTTATTACATTTCATAACTCAAGTATACTATGATTGCGATTTGACGTTGTTGTAGAGGCTACCGCATCACCAGACAATGGATTAGAAGTTCCTTATAGCTCATGTTTTAACTTTCATTACATTTGCAGGAAGCTTATTGGAGGAAGATATTTTGCACAAGGCTATCTATCAAAAGGAAAGCCAAATGTAACAATTGACAGCGCACGCGACACAGAAGGCCATGGCACACATACTTTATCAACTGCTGGAGGTAATTTTGTTGCTGGAGCCAATGTATTAGGGTTTGGAAATGGAACAGCAAGTGGTGGATCACCAAAAGCAAGAGTTGCAGCCTATAAAGTCTGTTGGGATGGATGTTATGATGTTGATATTTTGGCTGGTTTTGAAGCTGCCATAAGTGACGGTGTTGATGTACTCTCAGTGTCCTTGGGTGGAACTCCATCAGAGTTTTTGGAAAGTGGTATTTCCATAGGTTCCTTCCATGCAATTGCCAACAACATCGTTGTTCTCGTTTCTGGAGGAAATTCAGGACCTCAACCCTCATCTGTAGCAAATTTGGAACCATGGACTTTCACCATTGGTGCTAGCACAATCGATAGAGACTTCACAAGTTATGTTATTCTTGGTAACAAAAAAATATACAAGGGAGCTAGTCTTTCAGAGTTGGCCTTACCCCCTCATAAATTATATCCATTGATAAGTGCGGTGGATGCCAAATTTGATAATGTGCCTCCTGCCTTTGCGTAAGAAtgctatttttctttttcttcaaactAATCTTTTCaaatattcatatatatttatattctaaTCCATTTGATTTTTGTAGCTCTACTTGCAAAGAAGGAACTCTTGATCCAAAAAAGGTTAAAGGAAAAATATTGGTATGTCTTCGAGGCGACAGTGCTAGAGTTGACAAGGGTGTACAAGCTTCTCGTGTAGGTGCTATTGGAATGATATTGGTGAACGACGAGGATTCAGGGAATGGAGTTATAGCAGATGCTCATGTTCTTCCCGCGACAAATGTTGCCTTTGCAGATGGCAGTGCCATTTATAATTACATCAATCGCACAAAGTAATTGTTTTTCTCATAATGCTTTGATATTAAACTTCGGATAATTCACACAAATAGAATTTTAAGTTTCATATAACTATTGTGCAGGTCACCTGTGGCTTACCTTACTAAAGTTAAAACACAATTGGGTGTAAAGAACACTCCAACAATGGCTTCATTTTCGTCAAGAGGTCCAAATAGCCTTGACGCCACAATCCTGAAGGTATATCAAAAGTTGCAATGATTATATTATTTAGATTATCTTACAACAAATTGTGAATGTAATtgcatattttaattttgtacttCAGCCAGACATCACGGCACCAGGCGTCAGCATAATTGCAGCCTATACTCTAGCTACATCTCCTACGGAACAACCATCTGATAAGCGTAAAGTTCCGTTTAATACTATGTCAGGCACTTCAATGTCATGTCCTCATGTTGCCGGACTTGTTGGACTAGTTAAATCTGTGCATCCTGATTGGAGTCCGGCGGCTATCAAGTCAGCAATCATGACCACAGGTAATCAAATTATTTAAAGAttgttgattttattttcatgaactgttttatatataaaattttcacCTTTTACAGCAACAACAAAAACCAACAACGGAGTGCAACTATTGGACTCATCACTTGAAAAGGCAACTCCTTTTGCATATGGTGCAGGGCACATTCGGCCTAATCTTGCAGTGGATCCGGGACTTGTATATGACCTGAACGTTACTGATTATTTGAACTACTTATGTGGTCGTTCATACACCACTGATCAACTTAAAGTGTTCTACGGAAAACCCTACACTTGTCCAAAATCTTTTAGTTTAAAGGACTTCAACTATCCATCCATCACAATTTATGAGTTTACTAAAATTTGGAAGACTTACAGTATTACTCGTACGGTAACCAATGTCGGGTCCCCAAGTACGTATAGAGCGAAGATCGAGGCACCACCACAATTTCAAGTCACAGTTCAGCCTAAGGTATTAAGATTTAAACATAAGGGTGAGAAGAAAGAGTTCAAGGTTACATTCACTTTGAAGCAAGGTAGTAAATATGTTAGTGATTATGAATTTGGGAAGTTGATTTGGACCAACGGAAAGAATCATGTTGGAAGTCCTATTACAATAAAGTACCCTCATTAGTGATGTTTACATTGATGTTTcatgtattatttttttttctttcggtTTCAATAAAGAGATGTGTTTTGTTAAGGTTGTGAAGATAATATATCAATGTTGTTTCAACTTTTAATGTTATATCTTATGGTAAGTGTTGTAAAATGAGGaattataaatatttgtatacgaTATAATAATGGAACAAATTCTTTCAAAAAAACTTTTAAATTGTAATTTAAATTATAGAAGTGGTAAAACGTAATCTTATATAGTTGTAAATAAATACATTAAACGTGTAATAATGAGGTAGTCTCATTTTTTCTTTGGATTGGGATGATTTGCTTTGATTGctcatttatttataatataaaaaaaattagttgttCTCGAAAACACTATATTGTCCTTCTTTCTAATTTTACCATTTCAACATTTTGGGGACAAATTGTGAccaaaatttactttttacaACCAAATTTTACTATTGAGTCAACATAGTTACTATTTATTCCATTTCTTCCACTTTTGATATGTTGTCAACAAGTTACCAGAACCAATCTCCACCAATATCACTTCAAATAGGTTGTCAACAGAATAATAGATTGATGAAAATAACCAAGAAAATTTGTTATCACCCAAGCTTTTTGTCACCAAGAGTGTGAAACACCTTAAAAAGAAGTAACAATCGTATGGTCCAAATGGATAAGTATATTTATTGTAATTCTCAATTAAGTATATGTAAGGAATTAAATACAAACAACTTAGTTGGTATTTTGCTACCCCATGATCATGTTCTCTAtatgtgtaaaaaaaaaaaattgtaagcaATGAAATATTGAAAAGAGAACCCAAGTTCTCAACCACGATTGCAAAAGAACAAGAGATTAACCCCGGAAAGAAAAATTACACGCCAATTGAAACTTAAGACAAATAAATCGAAGAGTTTTTGCTAAATTCATAAAAGCTACAATTGGGTTGGATAATTTTTCCTATAAACGCCAACTTCCAAACTAAAGCTTTAGTTCCCCAAACAATATCGCGAATATTCCACATATCGTTTCTAAAGACAATGCCATTCGCGTTCCAAAGGTTCCAACAAATGACCAGCCACATCACTCCTTCCTTACCTTTTTTCACTCTCGAAGATTTGCAAAAAACGGTCCATTTCAATAAACTTTCCTTAAAATTCTCCAATTTGTAATCCGCCAAACCAATCCATTCGCCCATATCTTTCCACACCAAAACTGAGATATGACAAACCAACAACAAGTGCAAACAAGATTCGTCAGAATTACCACAGAAAACACAAGAGAGATTAGAAATAGAATTAATACATCTTATGGCAAGTAAATCCCGTGTCGGTAATCTATTGATAAAACACCTCTATCCGAAAGCGTTAATTTTGATGAGAACCTCCATCTTCCAAACCAACTAAAGAGCGGAATCAAATCTCTCCATCGGTTCCAAAGGAATACGAAAACTGTTGATCATTTGATGAAAGCTGCTCACAGAAAAATCATCGTCCGAACGCATCCTAAACCACATAATCTATTTCACCGGACGACGGAGAGGCTGTCCGCTATTGGTTGCAAAGCTGCGTGAATTCTACAGCAAAGTCCGAGTGCAAGAGGAAACGCCGTGGGATCTCCAGGTCACCCCACCTCCAAATGCCATTGCTCTACCCTCCCTTTGCTGTTACTGAAACATCCTGTAATAAGAAACATAGAAAAACAGAGGAAAGAGATCCTTTAAAATGCCCTCCTCCGAAAGAGtgccaaaaagaaataaaatatccaTTTCCCACACAGAACCGACATCCACGATTAAAGAAATCCTTCAGAAGGTTACTCTCCAAAGATAAGATATTCGTCCATGGAGGATTTAGAGGTCTTCTCATAATATTTACCACCTCCAATCGCTACCCGAAGTTTTATATCACCATATCGCACCTCCACTTCCACTTACACAAAAGAGCCACATTAAAATCTTCAATCCTCCTTAAACCAAGACCTCCTTTCTCCATTAGTAAACACATCGctttccaactcacccaatgtaTACACCTTTTTGCCTCTGTCCCCATAAAAAAATTGCTTTCAATCTTAGTAATCTCTGTAACAATTCTCTTCAGagctttttaaaaagaaaaagtgaaaatagcaAGGCTCCCTAGAATCGACTTTAGAAGAGTTAATTTCTCTATATGTGTAAAATTAATGTGTTGTGGATAAGAATCAATTTCAATTACCATGCAGTCTTAATTACCATTTCATATTCACATGTCAAATAATTATAAATACTTTGTTACAATTACATGGAaagtctattattttattttaatcataactCAGTTTAATATCATACTTCAAATTTAGAACTAAATCaagtttttaaatataaattgatGAAACATGGTGCATAGGTCAATTAAATATTTAACACAATTCTTATTATTCGAGAGGTTGCATTCACATTGTTAGGCTAAGTGGCTTTAAAAATAGCAGCACATTATTCATGAAGGTATTATAGAAATGATTATTACTCTAACATCAAATATAAAAACTTGCATGATTTTGTTAGTTCACAAATGTCTCTATAACTAGCATTTGTATATTAGCCATTCATAATACAATAAAGAAGAAATTaacaaaattgaataaaaaaacagTGTTAGTATAGTAAAGTATATTCATGTTCGGCTTAATAAAAATGATTCTGTCAAAATTAATGAGTTTGATGTAGACAATTGTACTTATACCAATTTTATCAATTTTTGTCAAAATTTTGAATTGACTATATAGTTGGTTGGTTGGAGAGGTTTGTTTTCATCATGTCCAAAACAGTGAAACTCTTAACTAACCTACTATGTCGTCTTGCGAATAGTGCAGACTGCAGActcattaatgtatttttataaataacaATTATTATATGTGAAAATAATGCCCGTGTTCGAGCAAAACGAGTGCGTATGCACGGATTTATTACTAGTGTTAATagtcatttattttttaataagcaacTGATATTAATAAAGAGTATGATGGATACTCTAACCGTCAACAACAAGgcggaaaactcctacttctcaAAACAATTGAGAGGAAGGATATTCCAGACATGAAAATTACATTTATCCGAAAGAACATAATAAGATTGAAGCCAAGTCCAAGATAAATAAACTACTCCCGTCATGCACTCGGTGAAGCTATACGCCTCATTTCTGAAAATGATCGCGTTACGTCTAATCCAAATGCACCAGATCGTAGCAAGCCAAATGACCGCTACCGTAATCCTCTTAGCTTTAATCTTCACCTTATGAGAAAAACCATAGAACCCCACAAACTCCTCCAAGGATAAACTGACTAACGAACCGATCCAATTGAACACTTTACACCATATTTTAGCGACAACAGTGCAGACCCCTAAAAGATGCGGTAAGTTTTCGTTCTCCGTAAGACAAAACACGCAACGTTGATCTCCCCCTTCCAACGCAATTCCCCTTTTTAATAATTGATCCTTCATTGCTATTCTACTGTGAAAAATTCTCCACCCAAAGAAATGACTTCTTGGAGGCACTTTTACTTTCCAAAGAAGATTAACATTAATAACAATAGATGGATGAATAGACGGACCTGTAAGCTTTGCTAAAAAACTGTTATAGCATGATTTGACCGTGAAAGCACCTTCCGGATTGCCGCTCCAACTGTAGCTGCCCGTCTCTTCTTCAACAGGTTGAAAATCTCGTAATAGTTCGCACAATTTCAGCCATTGGTAGCCAAAAACGTTGCTGTTTTGGAACAGTACAGCAGCAGAATTCCAGCACCAGGATCCCTCTGTAAAATGTCCAGAATCCGCGATTGATACACCATCTTCCCGAACATTAGCAAACAGCTCCGGATAGGCATAGTGCAACGGCTGGTTACCGGCCCAGGTACAGTACCAGAACGGCAACGACATTCCATTTCCGGCTTTGCAAAGGATGTCACCTGCAAAATTGTGGTGCACAAGAGAAATATAGTTATCGGAAATAAGTAtgtctctccaccaaattgagtCTCGATTGTGAATAACCGAGATGTCTCCAATGAGGACTTTCAACTTAATATTTCCATATTTTGCAACAAGAATGTTACGCCACACCGCCTCATTATCCACTaaaatcctccacttccatttagaTAGCAAAGCCAAATTCATGATCTCAACATTCTTTATGTCCAACCCGCCTTCTTCCCGAGGTTTGCAAACGGTGTCCCAACACACCCAATGAATCGGTCTCTTTGTGTCGCTCCCATTCCATAATAGTAATTTATAACTTACTAGTATTATACATGTATCTGTTGGTCCATGTTCCCAACCTGTAAggttctcttctctttcttggcCTCTCCATTtcctaaaagaaataaaaaatttcattaatataattttatgtgTATAAAGTTAAATAATTCTTAAATATATGTCACATGTCTTAGATATGTATGTCATTTAcacataaaattataataatggagaaaattaaaaaagaaaaagaaaaatggagAAGATCCTAACTCAATTTGGAAGAGGCATGTTAAACACAATTATGACCTAGTTGTATACATAGGATTTAATATAGTTGTAAAGTTAAGTTTAAGGATACTTATTTTACCATCTTGAATTATATTTCTCTTTCTCACATTACTTATATAGAAATATTGCATTTATTGAGGTGTTCATTATGCCCGACCCAACATATATAGAGGCCTAacgcaaaatttaattttttataatactaaaatttgaaactgattttcaaaatctataattatttattaaaatatagctagttataaacaaaatatagtttataatattaaaaaatttaaattcaaattatcatCAACAATTTAAAACTATTGTATAATTCGGGCACACACAAATTAATCCAtgaaattagataaaataaaacagTATGGTTCATATTTTTTGATGTGTTTAATATTTAGTTGAAAATTTTATGATGGTACTAACATGTTTGTGTCCACTAGTTTTtccatttaataattaaaaaaaatgtgcaTTATTACATCTAAAATTCAAAAGTCAAagataaaaaatgtcaaaacatCATGGATACTTTAAACTTACAACTACATGCTAATTTTCTTCTCATAGGATATGCACGCATGACCCTTGATAGGTACAACATAATTGAGGCCCAAGGCGACAACCTAGTTTGCCTACCCTTGGGTCGGGCCTGGTGTTCATTGGACACGTACTAACTTGGTAAGACTCCTCTAATGATTTTTTTCCTTTCCCATTTACTATTCCAGTTTCCTTATGTTTCAATTCACGATTGGCCCCAAGAAGAAGCCATACCAACTCTTGAAATCTCCAAGGTACATGTTCCCTTTCTTCTCAAGATTATGATGAGAATGTAATCTCAATCATTTAtcaatcaaattcaattttatttcttttctctcaTCCCCCCTTCGCATTCTTCTCTAAAACATCTTTTTATCTTCATCCTTTAACCCTAACTCCTCATTGGCGATGGCTTCCCCCAAAACCATTGTTGAACCAATAACAAACCCCCACCATCTACATGCTCTTTCCCACTAATTTTAACACCACCACCACTCAATCCTTTACCACCTACAACTATCAACCTGACATGTTATACACGTATTTTATGCTTCGTAGTGACAACACATGTTTAGCCATCTTCTCATCCCTTCTAAACAATTTCAACTATCTTTCTTGGTCTAGAGCAATCTTGTAGCCATGCGTTCTAAAAACAAAATAGGGTTCTTAGATGGAACCCTAACTCGTCCTACTAAAATTGATAATTTTTCTCCTATATGGGATTGATGCAATACTATGATCATGACATGGATGACCAAGTCCATTGAATAAGAAATTTCTCAAAGCATCATTTGGTTGAACACATTTACATATTTGGGTGGAACTTTGGGATTGCTATAAGGTGATGTTTTGTGTATCTCTGGATTTCAAGAAGATATATTTAGCCTTAAACAAGTAGATCCATCTATCACTAAAGCTCTACACTAACCTAAAGAAATTTTTGCAAGAACTTAAGAATTCCGGCCTCTATCCACATGCTTTTGTACTAACACACTACTATAAAAAAGGTCTTTATCCACAGTTGAAAAACATATATCATCACGATTGATGAATAATGATAACATAAGGTGTGATAGTAAGTATGCTACTTTCTACCACAGGCGTGTGACCATGGTGACAAACTATGTAGTGTGATACTTTTCACCATATTCATCCAGATTAACCGTGGTGAAATATATAAAGTTCAGGAGTTCAATTCCTAGCCATACCATGGAATATAATATTTGGGGCTCcacttttcaaaaagtttttactCTTACATGCACGACCGAGATATTTTATATACCGGAAACATGATGAAGAAGTCAAAGAGCTAAATCATGTGAGTTTTGTCCTCCCTTCTTACAAGTATCTTTTGTGGAA encodes:
- the LOC131629798 gene encoding subtilisin-like protease SBT5.3, which produces MNTASRIVDSIIYRGWKNKYLRDHIARLMGAARLFADSLFSVFSDFEFVFIQIHSIQQPILFVVFPLKSYVVYLGSHSFGPNPSLLDSEIVTNSHYDLLGSFLGSTEKAKEAIFYSYNKNINGFAAMLDEDEAAEIAKHPDVLSVFLNKRYELHTTRSWDFLGLEREGQYPNDSLWKRTLGEDIIIGNLDTGVWPESKSFSDEGYGPIPKKWKGICQVAKGNPDKFYCNRKLIGGRYFAQGYLSKGKPNVTIDSARDTEGHGTHTLSTAGGNFVAGANVLGFGNGTASGGSPKARVAAYKVCWDGCYDVDILAGFEAAISDGVDVLSVSLGGTPSEFLESGISIGSFHAIANNIVVLVSGGNSGPQPSSVANLEPWTFTIGASTIDRDFTSYVILGNKKIYKGASLSELALPPHKLYPLISAVDAKFDNVPPAFASTCKEGTLDPKKVKGKILVCLRGDSARVDKGVQASRVGAIGMILVNDEDSGNGVIADAHVLPATNVAFADGSAIYNYINRTKSPVAYLTKVKTQLGVKNTPTMASFSSRGPNSLDATILKPDITAPGVSIIAAYTLATSPTEQPSDKRKVPFNTMSGTSMSCPHVAGLVGLVKSVHPDWSPAAIKSAIMTTATTKTNNGVQLLDSSLEKATPFAYGAGHIRPNLAVDPGLVYDLNVTDYLNYLCGRSYTTDQLKVFYGKPYTCPKSFSLKDFNYPSITIYEFTKIWKTYSITRTVTNVGSPSTYRAKIEAPPQFQVTVQPKVLRFKHKGEKKEFKVTFTLKQGSKYVSDYEFGKLIWTNGKNHVGSPITIKYPH